The Acipenser ruthenus chromosome 38, fAciRut3.2 maternal haplotype, whole genome shotgun sequence genomic sequence atattttaaatttaaatttggcagggatggggttatcCCTACAAATCCATGTGCGGAATGTGGCCCTGGCCACACGCCTCGGTTAAACTATGCACTGTTTTCATTATTCTATGTATTATAACGTCACACTACGGTATCATTCAAAGCCATGTaagctgctgttgtttttgtgaACAATAAAAAGCAAGATGAGTTTGCATTgttacatgcaatacaaaaagtATGACTGCGTGAGTCCCACTTTTGTTTTTAGCACTTACCGCACACGAACCTGCATCAAGTTCTGCCACAGCATTTCCAGGACCCAATAAGTTAGACGCTCTTCAAAACCGGGATATGATTTGATGCAAAGAATACCAGCATTGATCTTCTGAGATCTTCATAGTGTATCGCAATGTGTTGCGCTCCTAAGGAATATCCCTGCTCTTTATCAGCATCTTGCAAATCCCAAATGTGTGAAGAGCACGGCAGCTGCACAGCCGGGAGTGTGACGCAATCCTCACACGGTtgtttatatattgtaacacagcagggagggggttaaaatcctccctgccaaacacaTGTGAAAACGTGTGTTAATTagtgttaatgatcccctgcacctggctgtcattgtaaatcagagccatgCGCGgcgtatttaaagagagcagtcaggctgctcagggctgctgctgtgtggagatccTGATTGATGGTGTGTTCAATCATAATGAAATGTACTGTGGAAAGCCTATTCGTTCGTCTTTAAAAACCGTGTGTTTTTTcagcaggtaaacagcttagctgtccggtttaTTAGAATAGGTTCCTGACaaatgtttagttagcgctccgaaggagacAGCAATGGTTCATGGAGGGAGTTCTGTAACACTAagacacaggtcaaagtgaaaggtactgttatattgtgcaaaaggGATTCTTAAAGAGCTCATCACAACGTTTCCGTCTCCATTTCCAGTCctgtaaaggatgatgacaggtGGAGATAGAGAGCGCCCCCTGTCTGTACAATAGTACATACTGGCTAATACTGACTTACCTTGATTTAGCACCAGCGATACACGCAGAACCTATACAAAACAGATACAGATTGTTCAGTTTCTTATAATTGTATcaacaaaattaaatacaaactTGCAACAAGAAGCCTGAATGTGTGCACCTCCTGGGAGTCTCACCTCGGATCCTGCAGTATCGAAGgagcagcagagtgaacacaGTGAGATGAATCAGAAAGAAGCTCACTCTGTAGCCAACAGCAACAGCGCTGTGCCAGGACGCTGGGGAAGGAAGgtacagtgtgagtgtgtgctagAGACGTCCATACACCTTGACTGAGCTGATAGCTATTCAAGAACACTACCCTGTTCACACTAGCTCAGTAGTAGCAGCCTTCATCTCGCCACTCTGTCACTCTAATGTCTGCCTGCTGTAACTGTCATTCTATTTGAACCATCATTTTATAAGATACTCAGCCCGGGAAATCAATTCCTTTGATTGCATTTCAAAAAGTGGAAGAgaatgatttgtttaaaatgtaatcccacCCATATATAAAGCTGAACCATTAGTGGGGAACACACACCAGTGAATTTGCAAAGTATTAAACActgtgtctgtactgtgcagtatctgCTCCCAATCCATTGTGATGCAATTGCTGGTAATTCTGTGCTCTGTTAAGGCTCTATGTCTTCACACTGGGAATATAATGGGTTCACATTTACAAGAACACACAAGTTCAGTGATTGCATTTAAAAAGAGGATTGTAATAGTCatacaaattcattttaaaaaggaggAAGGGTAAAAGCAAGGACATCCCACAGTGAAGGCACTAGTGCCAAACTAAATCCTACACTGTGGGAGGGATCACAACGAAAGATCTCCACTTCTCAAAGGATTACAGAGCCCTTCACATAACTAGGATAGCTGTTTAGGACGGGGTTTAGATCTTACTTTGCAGttcaatgtgtagctcctggctgctcttcttcactccctgtgactccacagcacacgtgtagctcccagtgtggctcttctcagtgctggctatgctgtacagtgcagagtcagtgctgttagtcacaggctccccgtctctcacaatggtgtagtggagttgagggcggggggttttgttcactactgcctcacaggtcaggttaagagcctctccctccttcactgtggctcctggagaggctgacagagtcaccctggagaacagagcTATGAAAAGATGACATGAAGACAGGTTAGTGTTTGTGAAGCTGTCTGGCCAAGATATTCAAATCAGTCGGAAACAGCGTCTTCCAAAGTGAGATTCTCACAGAGCCCCCTATTGCTTAGAGAGATgtaggcagtgctggagtatagaggctccttagagagacagaggcagtgctggagtatagaggctccttagagagtcataggcagtgctggagtatagaggctccttagagagacagaggcagtgctggagtatagaggctccttagagagtcataggcagtgctggagtatagaggctccttagagagacagaggcagtgctggagtatagaggctccttagagagacagaggcagtgctggagtatagaggctccttagagagacagaggcagtgctggagtatagaggctccttagagagacagaggcagtgctggagtatagaggctccttagagagacagaggcggtgctggagtatagaggctgcTTAGAGAGAcggaggcagtgctggagtatagaggctccttagagagacacagacagtgctggagtatagaggctccttagagagacagaggtagtgctggagtatagaggctccttagagagacagaggcagcgctggagtatagaggctccttagagagacagaggcagtgctggagtatagaggctccttagagagacagaggcagtgctggagtatagaggctacttagagagacagaggcagtgctggagtatagaggctccttagagagatgTAGGcggtgctggagtatagaggctccttagagagacagaggcagtgctggagtatagagactccttagagagacagaggcggtgctggagtatagaggctgcttagagagacagaggcagtgctggagtatagaggctccttagagagacacagacagtgctggagtatagaggctccttagagagacagaggtagtgctggagtatagaggctccttagagagacagaggcagcgctggagtatagaggctccttagagagacagaggcagtgctggagtatagaggctccttagagagacagagacagcgctggagtatagaggctccttagagatacagaggcagtgctggagtatagaggctccttagagataCAGAgtcagtgctggagtatagaggctccttagagagacagaggcagtgctggagtatagaggctccttagagagacagaggcggtgctggagtatagaggctccttagagagacagaggcagtgctggagtatagaggctccttagagagatgTAGGcggtgctggagtatagaggctccttagagagacagaggcagtgctggagtatagaggctccttagagagacagaggcagcgctggagtatagaggctccttagagagacagaggcagtgctggagtatagaggctccttggagagacagagacagcgctggagtatagaggctccttagagatacagaggcagtgctggagtatagaggctccttagagataCAGAgtcagtgctggagtatagaggctccttagagagacagaggcggtgctggagtatagaggctccttagagagacagaggcggtgctggagtatagaggctccttagagagacagaggcagtgctggagtatagaggctccttagagagacagagacagtgctggagtatagagactccttagagagacagaggcagtgctggagtatagaggctccttagagagacagaggcagtgctggagtatagaggctccttagagagacagaggcagtgctggggtatagaggctccttagagagacagaggcagtgctggagtatagaggctccttagagagacagagacagtgctggagtatagaggctccttagagagtcataggcagtgctggagtatagaggctccttaaagagacagaggcagtgctggagtatagaggctccttagagagacagaggcagtgctggagtatagagactccttagagagacagaggtggtgctggagtatagaggctgcttagagagacagaggcagtgctggagtatagaggctccttagagagacagaggcagtgctggcgtatagaggctccttagagagacagaggcagtgctggagtatagaggctccttagagagtcataggcagtgctggagtatagaggctccttctTGTTTTATCTGTAAAGGTAACACCAAATGTTTCAGTCAAGACAGGAACAAGCTGAAACTATATATTCGTTTATTAACGATTAATAGATGCTGTATAAATATGAAAGAGCAAGCTATAAATATCTATAAAGCCATTTATAAATGAGGTTATTAAGGACAAATCAGCTTAGGGAGCTGAGATTATTCAAGCACATTCTAAATGTCATTATAAGGTCAACTAATAAACCCTTTATTAACTCTTATTTATAAATAGATATTTATACAGCATCTATTAATCATTAATAAACGTTTAACTAATAAAGCATTAATAATAGTGCTAGTAAGGtactttataaatatttataacctGTTTGTTCACAGTTTATATACGAAGTATTctataaagggttaataaagtgtttatcATTGGATCTCATTATAAAGTGCTACCGAGACGTTGTAACTCTCAGATTATAAATTCTGAGCTGTAAAAGGTCCTGGGTTAAAGGAAATGGGTTGAAATTGTAATGCTGCACCAATGATCTGTTTTAAAGTGAGTATGATTATTCTGCTTTGTACGGTGAGAGGCTTGCATGTTATCTAATGagtaattgtggcaaagtggtaattagtagcaggtgtatatcaGGTGCAGAGAGGATGCAGTAATaccaataacaaacagacaacaaagtacgggtgaaatgagggttttaatgattagaaatccaattgtctgatgagctggcagtacacagcaatgtgtattgcacagtaatgaaaaaggatTGCAGTTCCGCAAACAATAAAcatggtacaaaacacacacaattagacacacaggatcacaggtccaaagtgagtgctctcagtgcttgtggtgaagtacaatataatacgtgctatagtagtgaaacaagtgctgtggtgacccggctttgtgctggcccctggcgacagctccggatttgtgtttagccgtctagtgctatttaacgAAACAAACACAGACGGTTACAAAccagaaaataccaacaaaacactcacaaactctttatttttattttggggatatctcccggtccttccagtctcctcgtatctctgaaacccaagagaaggaaaagatttacgatatgcatgaccccttgctaaacgatttcagctgactattgcctgcagctgctacctcgtttaccttccaggtcaatacgttcctgcaacggagtctcgactttttccaggctgactgacctctcgacccagggaatgaactgtcaggacaacctgtccaaagcctttcgctacttagtgccctcacaggtcgagagggagatttacaaccagaactcattatatttctgtcacagtgatacacaaaacagcaattacacagggATTCTAATGCAAGGTTAACGTTTTTCTTTCCCCCTCAGGAGTGACAAGTCCCATTGAACAcagtctttaaggtttctctccgctatgaattcgctggtggtaTAGAAGGTTGTGTTTaaaacggaaactcttcccacagtcagagcagcaatacggtttctctcctgtgtgaattcgctggtgttttttcaggtttccggactgactgaaactcttcccacagtcagagcagcgatatggtttctctcctttgtgaatttgctggtgtaaaacaaggctgcctgaccgactgaaactcttcccacagttacAGCagaaatacggtttctctcctctgtgaattcgctggtgtgaagtAAGGCTGTTTGAccgattgaaactcttcccacaatctgAGCaacgatacggtttctctcctgtgtgaattaccTGGTGTGCTGTCACGTTACCcgagtgactgaaactcttcccacagacagagcagcgatacggtttctctcctctgtgaattcgctggtgttttttcaagtttccggactgactgaaacttttcccacagtcagagcagagatacggtctctctcctgtgtgagttcgctggtgtgaaacaaggctgcctgacagactgaaactcttcccacagtcagagcagtgaaacggtttctcacctgtgtgaagttgctggtgttttttcatgtttccagagtgattgaaactcttcccacagtcagagcagcgatacggtttctctcctgtgtgagttcgctggtgtgttttaaaatgccctAACTGGGTGAAagttttcccacagtcaggatattctccagcgcccgccctcgctttagctgctggactggaacctggaaaatatgaacaggaaagaaagtaagagggactgtgtgaacaggatggctggtggtgacatCAAGCGAGGAAATACAGGACACAGAGCGGTGAGTGAATTGTGCTTCTGCGCCAGTTTATTCGAAATAAACAGTTTCAACAAAAcgaaacactttcacaaaacgTGCTCCCAGCACGACtagcatttgttattatttttaccttcTCTCTCTACTCCTgctctccactctgaacacccaaccctgagtgagtgatccatgtatctatatatacagctgtgctgggattcaattactaattaatcattcacttgaatcccagcacgtgaatcaATTTGTGCAATCCTCATTCCCACATACTAATGCACATTCtatatgcacgtgaagtgattgtacAATCCtggtgcctaaatacaaatatacattttaacaacactCCTGCTACATAGCCCAGTTTATACCCAGTGAACCACTATatccacaccaacaataacacaccacatacaacataaatcCGTACAGGGGCGAGGCACCCTGCCAcagactgcttgtaggcttagggcATGTGGCTAAGTGGTGGAGTGGATGAAAGCATGTGAACTTAagctgtgggggcttgcactGGGATACATCAGTTTAAAAAAGCAAAGTTAAATTTATAGCCTTTACTTTGTGTGTAAAAGcagagtcagtaaagactgatgctggtgaaaccgagccctgggaccaaaatctgccttcaaagctctcctgtaatgtttcaggtctatttcaatgtttacaattatatatttttcaatagcattactatattattactataataataTCTATATATTGTTACATTGAACATTTATGATGATATATACACTACTTgtttctcctccccccccccccaggcaatgactacattatatctgtatctgaagttcaccagtagCGAGTGCTTTCTTTAAGTGGTTggagtggtacaggaaaaacaaatagctagtaatgtaacctacatgctccctccctccctctcaaccacactgtggatatcatgcaatctagaatgacaatgtcacagctactgggagtcactcacctgctagactgcattctgaatgggagcgcccgtcttcctttccacctccttgcgtgctgttgggagagccttcctctccagcgccttgctctctcacgcagattctctccagcaccacgctacactcccgtaggcgtacaggctcctgctcagggatgtttggtttgaagtcctcggattcttccttcactggttccatgtgctcaaactctacttcagggggctcctgtttaatacggtcagtttccagcacctcttcttgtttaacaggaaggggttcttctgtctgggggatctccaattcattgtgctctgctttaatctcagagacctctggctgactgctgtcacattgcatctcacagagctcctgtttaatggggagggaagccagcccagagaactccactctaatggggacaagttcaagttcagggaactcctcttcaatctggacagattccatcttcacactgtccatggcagcacgcgggattctgtttagtaactgctggtgaaaaaaaaaaaaaattaaataaagtaaagGCCATTCAAGGGGCCAACAAAATATGACCTAAATAGCAGGAGTGGCTTTAATATCGAAGGGACATAGAGTTTCTTGTAATAAGTTTGTAATACCAGAGGAATTTATCAATCTAACCTGTAGAGTCCGGTTTGAAGAGTAATGGATGAATTTTGAGGAgttgaaaattattatttattttaaattacatctGACTGGAAGAGGCTT encodes the following:
- the LOC117434246 gene encoding zinc finger protein 501-like isoform X1, producing MDSVKMESVQIEEEFPELELVPIRVEFSGLASLPIKQELCEMQCDSSQPEVSEIKAEHNELEIPQTEEPLPVKQEEVLETDRIKQEPPEVEFEHMEPVKEESEDFKPNIPEQEPVRLRECSVVLERICVREQGAGEEGSPNSTQGGGKEDGRSHSECSLAGSSPAAKARAGAGEYPDCGKTFTQLGHFKTHQRTHTGEKPYRCSDCGKSFNHSGNMKKHQQLHTGEKPFHCSDCGKSFSLSGSLVSHQRTHTGERPYLCSDCGKSFSQSGNLKKHQRIHRGEKPYRCSVCGKSFSHSGNVTAHQVIHTGEKPYRCSDCGKSFNRSNSLTSHQRIHRGEKPYFCCNCGKSFSRSGSLVLHQQIHKGEKPYRCSDCGKSFSQSGNLKKHQRIHTGEKPYCCSDCGKSFRFKHNLLYHQRIHSGEKP
- the LOC117434246 gene encoding zinc finger protein 112-like isoform X2; translated protein: MDSVKMESVQIEEEFPELELVPIRVEFSGLASLPIKQELCEMQCDSSQPEVSEIKAEHNELEIPQTEEPLPVKQEEVLETDRIKQEPPEVEFEHMEPVKEESEDFKPNIPEQEPVRLRECSVVLERICVREQGAGEEGSPNSTQGGGKEDGRSHSECSLAGSSPAAKARAGAGEYPDCGKTFTQLGHFKTHQRTHTGEKPYRCSDCGKSFNHSGNMKKHQQLHTALFSRVTLSASPGATVKEGEALNLTCEAVVNKTPRPQLHYTIVRDGEPVTNSTDSALYSIASTEKSHTGSYTCAVESQGVKKSSQELHIELQTSWHSAVAVGYRVSFFLIHLTVFTLLLLRYCRIRGSACIAGAKSRKTSDQHQEQSAEGIELSSRAADWS